The Aedes albopictus strain Foshan chromosome 1, AalbF5, whole genome shotgun sequence genomic interval GTACAACATGGTGGTGGAGGTTCCCCGGTGGACCAACGCCAAGATGGAAATCTCCCTCGCCGAGGGGCTGAATCCTATCAAGCAGGACGTCAAGAAGGGCAAGCTGCGATTCGTGGCCAACTGCTTCCCCCACCATGGATACATCTGGAACTACGGAGCACTTCCGCAGACCTGGGAAAATCCCGATCATCTGGACCCCAACACCGGTTGCAAGGGAGACAACGACCCGATCGATGCGCTGGAAATTGGTTCCCGCATTGCCAAGCGCGGCGAGGTCGTCCAGGTTAAGATCCTCGGAACGGTCGCCCTGATCGATGAGGGCGAAACCGACTGGAAGGTCATTACGATCGACGTGAACGATCCCGTCGCTGATCAGCTGAACGACGTCAACGATGTCGACAAGGTGTTCCCCGGTCTGCTGAAGGCCACCGTTGAATGGTTCAAGATTTACAAGATTCCGGACGGCAAACCTGAGAATCAGTTTGCCTTCAATGGTGAGGCCAAGGATGCCGCCTTCGCCACCAAGGTCGTCGAAGAAACTCACAAGTTCTGGCGGACGCTGATCAACAAGGAGATTGAAGATACTGGCATTTCTTGGTAGATATTACAATTTGTTGTAAGAAAGGGGTTCAAAAGACTAATGGTTGTTGTTTCCGCAGCTTGAACACTACCGTCGAAGGATCGCCCTACCTAGTGGCTTCCGATGCTGCTGAAGAAGTCCTAGCCAAGAGCGCCAACGGTGGAAATTCGGAGCCCCAATCTGATGCCAGTAAGTTAACATTTTTTATCTaccgttttaaacaattgaaacgGGTCATATGAATGAAAAGTATCGATCTAGCTATCTAAAGTTGTCACACGTTCGACAAAGTTTAGATTGTCACATCCACTTTGATATTTAGCAATGATATTTACATATGATTCATACGACCTGATCCCGTCTTTTGATGCTGGCACAAATTTCCCCCATTATTGTTGCACGAAATTGCTCGCTTTCTAGGTTTAGTCGTTCCTCTGTTCATTTAACTTATTTTTCCTCCCTCTCCATTCCATGTAACTGTTTTGTAGTTGGCAAGTGGCACTTCCGCGAAGAGAATGCTTATTCCAAGTTGTAACCCTGCACTGCATTATTATAATCTTACGACCGTCGCACGTAGACCATCGCAAGACCACGTGTCCATTCCCACTGATGAACGATGGGGCTATCGAACAGAAACTGCATTTGACGACTCCACGCTTAGTGAAAATGCTAATTTACGTAGTAGTGTTACCGTATTTATTTCATCATGTAGTTTTTTGGTGGATTTGGGACAGAAAgttgagtttgtttttttttattatagtagTATGTTAGTTTAAAACGGCTTGGCAAGTAAAACGATGGGTTGAAACAAAGCTATACCTGCTTTTGATCTAATAAATAGCATGAGTTATCCGAACGCAAAATCCCTCTACTGTCTTGCTTATAAGTCTTTCAACTTAAATCGTTCAACATATAACTTATATTTTGCTTTATTTCAGTCGACAAATGGCATTATATCACATTGAAGTAAGCTGATCTCGTAACTGGCTAAACATCAAAAATTGCATTATCTGGATGATATTACATGAACAACAACATATGGCGGAAAACATTTCAAATACAAGCACTCGAAactaaaccaaaaatattttatcTTTAACGATGACctctcatttctttttttttttatatagagtgtcgcatttctcaaaaaaaaagtacTGGAAACATTCAGTTAACCCTTGTGCCAAAGAAGATTatatacttacttacttaccgatcaggctacggccggggtggcctctgctgtacatactagccgtctccattccactcggtccagggctgtttgtctccagtcccGTACTCTGCGTagcgtccgcagatcgtcctccacttggtcgaacccacctagctcgctgcgcaccacgtcttcttgtaccggtcggatgactctcgagaaccattttagtcgggttgctatccgaaacccgtccaccgtagcctcccgattttcgcggtatggacgatggttggttctatcaacagctgatgcagctcgtggttcattcgccttctccaagtctcgtcttccatctgcactccgccgtagatggtgcgcaacaccttccgttcgaaaacttcaagggcgcgttggtcgtctgcacgtagggtccatgtttcgtgcccatagaggacgaccggtctaatcagcgttttgtagtgggttaacttcgtgttacggcgaactttattcgatcgtagagttttacGGAGTcgaaagtaagcacgatttcctgctacaatgcgcctctgaatttctctgctggtgtcgttgtcggcggtcaccagtgagcccaagtacacgaaatcttcaaccgcctcgatttcatcacagtcaatataaattcggggtggcgggcgcggtaattcctccctggagcccttgccatcatgtactttgtcttcgacacattaatgattaatccgattcgcctggcttcactctttagtcggatgtgcgtttccgccatcgtctcaaatttacgagcaataatatcaatatcagcgaaaccaatcagctaaacggacttcgtgaaaatcgttctactcgtgtttatccccgctctcctaattacaccctctaaagcaatgttgaacagcaagcacgaaagaccatcaccttgccgtaaccctctgcgagattcgaaggggctcgagaaGTGTCTcttatactcgaactacgcacttcactcgatccatcgtcgcctagatcaatcgtatcagtttatccgggaagccgtattcgtgcataatctgccatagctgttctcgatcgattgtatcataaactttgaaatcgataaactaagtattgtgtgggcacgttgtattcgcgacatttttgcaacacctggtggatggcgaagatctggtccgttgtagcgcgttcagcctgatattgccccacgaactctcttacaatcggtgatagacggcgattgccgattttagcgttacgtattaaatggatgctgcctattcgcactgcggtatgtgcggacattggttatatccgagaagaatttaccgtcgattagaacgtggtcgatttggttttctgtttgatggtcgggtgatctccaggtggctttgtagatatatttgcgggggaagaaggtgcttcggactaccataccacgggaggctgcaaagtttacgcattcgatacggcgtgcaggctgtttcgctcgattaccggtctgtacatttcctcccttcctacctgcgcgttcatgtcgccgacaacgattttcacgtcacgcggcgagcaaccatcgtatgtttgctctaaatgcgcgtagaacgcttctttctcgtcatcgggtctcccttcgtgtggacagtggacgttgatgatgctgtagttgaagaaacggccctgaactctcaacatgcacatccttgcgctgATCGGCtcccacccgatcacacgttgtcgcatcttgcccaacactataaatcctgttcccagttcattggtagtgccacagctttggtagaaggtagtcgctcgatgcccgcttttccacactttctgtccagtccaacaaagttcctgcaacgccacgatgtcgaagttgcggggatgtagttcgtcgtagattatcctgtcacatcctgcgaaacctagtgacttgcaattccatgttccaagtttccaaccgtagtccttatttcgtcgcgtgggtctttgccgattgtatcgagtcgtattttctcctatgttattcgcaatggggatttttacggctggcttattgggcctacgccaacactcctgtctcgccggagggccatcgtgccagttttgtttaacgtcccaaccaacaacaCTGGGaaaaccacgctgatggggctaccaccttgaatctagctgggcgtggtgcagcgtttcttactcagccgctggatgccagaacagccgctgattgagccgcacctccttggggctgttcataaaccacgtagaccaaaatttggccatctcaaagtacccccccccccccccccccccgtaggcttttgtccatacaaaaattttgaaatttgtatggagcgtagactttgaccagaccctcCCTCCTCTCCCAAAAAGTTTACGTGGTTTACGAACGGcccccttggtgaacagacgctcggatcgtacctcctcaatctagctgaagtcagaaggacaacagtgcccaggctgcactaccagctaagcacacaaatcttagctggcggtctttgtcatcacttgacccgtggaagcatgaggtaggaacttgtgaggaccagagctatattggacgctctccttatcgactcaccgtttcgcagccCGAATAACGCCTCAGCATCAggtttagcgaaagagagagtcaacgaagagaaatcgatcaagtcagttaggaccttatgaaaaatcattgtcgaactgCTCTTCCATTCCCAACGTTCAACAATATTTCGAAGTGCTCTCTTCATCTGGCTGCCACCATTTTGTATCTGTCATTAAGTTTCCATCACGGTTGTTGCACATGACGCGGAGAAggtgctgtttttctccgcacataATACTAAGGTACCAACTATTACAATCTCTTGAACGTTGAATAAGCGAAAAAGAAACAGCCCTTTTGAACTGAACTACATTCCCATTCTCGAGATGTAGGATAATTCGAAACCCCTCATCAATTCCGTTAGAACACACCGTAAGGATAAAAATCCGTCAACTGGCAGTGGTTAGAACGTCGCAATTTCACCCACCTTCCATCCTCCCACACGCGTGACCAAGAATGAGCAATGTTTTCCTCATTGTGCGCATGTCCTCGCTCCATACTCGTCCTTTTTCGGACTGCAAGACGACATCCGAAACTGACCCGAGGGAAAATACCCAAAGCCTGGCTGTTGTACACCGAACGCTCCTCGGACCAATTGATTTCGGGCGTTTCGAGGTGTCGGAAGTGTGTCGTCCTTCTTTGACCGCGATTGTGGTTCTGTCCTCTAGTGTTCATTGTGCCGTGCCGTTGGAGGCTAATTCCCCTTCTACTTGTGGAGGTGTTCGTGCGTCGGTGTGCGTTTGTATGGTCGTCTGTTGGAATTTTCGGCCATTTCAATTCGCCGTGCCGTGCCGGGGCTAAGAAAGGGAGTGTTGGGTGAGGAAATTTGTGGATAATTGGCGTCGAGAAAGCTCGATTTGCTGGATTCTCGGAACTTGGAACGGTTCCTGGAGGATCTTCGTGGAAAACGCGACAGTGTTATTCGGGTGTAGAGAGATACGTGGGAAGCTTTGTGGAATACGATTTTCGTGGGAAATTCTGTGGAAGCAGGTGAAGTGTCAATCAGTGTCCACCAGTGGCTGGGTTGATTGAATCCTTCTTGTGTAGTGTTCTATATCAGTGCAAGGTGAAGAAAACAGTTAGCATTCGTACGGATCTATAAAGTTGGAGAAAGGAAGAGTTGACTGCCACCAACACCACTAAAGGACGTTTGTGCCAAGATGAACAAACTGGGCCTTACGGTGAAGGTACTGCTGGTGCTGGCCCTTGTCGGCACGTTCGTAGCAGATGCCAAGAAGAAGTCGAACAAGTACGGTGATGGCGATTTCGAGTTTGTTGATGAGGTAAGTTAAACATTGGGATGAGGATAGCAATACAAGATAGTTGGATATTGCCCTAAAATTGAATCCATGCTTCACAAATGTAATTgaaataggtttttttttaacattcacTAAACTTGCTTGTCCCAAAACTCTAGAATAAAGTAAAGTAATTTTGGCTTAGGCACAAATTGCGGGACTAGGCTAGTCGAGAATTTATTTAATGTATTTTCGATTCTCTCTCAAAACCATTTTCATAAGCATCTTTATCTTTCAAATAACgttacaaaatatttcaaaaaatatatgtaACCTTAAGGTTCCAACGGAATTCATCCATGGAAGGGCAAAAATCTTCAGTCAAACCTCAGAAAAATAtctaattaaaaaaatcaaacatattcATATATTTCAGGACAAAAATTTCCTTTTTgttgaaattacataaaacattaCAATCTTGCGCAAAATAGTATCAGCATTCTTCTGCACTCTATCTTTACCTACTTCTTCTTGATGTAATATCCCAACTGGTACAAAGCCTGATTCTTGGCTTGAttttgtatatcgtgtggaagGCACAGAAAATCAGGTAAATGATTCTATAACAAACTTGAAAATCGGAGTTCAGTTTTTGCACAAATCAATCAAGCATTGATtgaaaagacgggcttggtggtctaatggctactgcttctgattcatatgcagaaggtcgtgggttcaatccctgggcccgtccctttccaactactttgtatctttctatctactgtctctcttctctacatatacaacttatgtactttcgtgacgaaccagcacaaatGTGCTGGTGAGCGataacagttttgcgtattttttcaTCGTTTTAGTCTTTGTTTTAAATATGTGATGTAGtttgtttcaataattcatccaTTACTTATGTTTGTATGtgcgcaaacaaacttttgtttacttaGCTTCTGAGATTTACCACAATAAGGTTAACAAAAAGTAgacaaaaccgtaaaacatggaaaagtcttACGTTTCGCATATTTTATGTTTCCGTGTTTtcaagagtagttctttcatgaggaaaaataattattgttttgttgggaaatctaagagttcatttttgcgctccgtcccgaaagggatattcatatgttcatagccattgttagaaccagaaacgaatgaaAAAAACGCTTTCCTTtcttccaacttttttttttagttttctttaTTTGGAGTAGGGAAAAACCCCTGGGAGCGGAATTCCATTAATTAATTGGATCACTTCTCCAAGAGGCACAAAATCTACTCttcttttcaaattttatgtACAATTCAGGTACACTTCCAGTGAGAAATAATTctcttttaaccctcgagcgaccgcgctgttgtattttgtacaacacgttgaaaaaatttcgctttttgtactcagcattagcgtggtgctgacgcaggtagtcaaccgcgcgagttacggaaggttaagggagTGTGACTTAAATCTAGCTTACATTACAGTTATTACATTTCATGTAAAATTCGgtacaaacatttcaaaagggcgtaactgcattttgaaacaaacccctctttcacatctgtggatcgtatttcaatgccgccatgcaaatcaccgccatattggaaaggagaagcaatttctctgtctagtaatgtttgtgaatttcgtgggaaactttaaATAtggcccacagatgtgaaagagtggtttgtttcaaaatgcagttacgtccttttgaaatgttggtgccgaattcacTATAGCAATCATTTGACAAACAGCAGTTAAAAAAGTGATAATAaggaaatactctctcaaattaggCAGCTGGTTGAAGTACGGCAGATCACCGGTGATGTATTAAGGCTTGACAGTAGGGCCGGATTGCTGATGTAGATGGGTGGCCTCTGTTACCTGTGAGAATAGCTGAATCCCCTTCAAACGGCTGGATGTAGTGAGAGGTAGATCATCGGCGACGTACATGGACTTCGGGTTGGCAATCGAACCAGATTTGCAGTGTAGATTTTTATGCTGGTacaagaaaaaatgttttttaatgGGCGCAGTAtcgctggcttcggccagacatataccaggccatgttaccttagagaataactggcggttcctcctggCCGAGCAGCTGGATGAAGCAGGAGGCAGATCATCGgtgatgtacggaggcttggTATACGGAGCGAATTGGCGATGGACATTCCCAGGCTTAGGGAAAAACTAGCTGttcctgaccgagcagctggatgcagtagaaggcagatcatcggcgatgtacggaggctttgcatacggagcggattggcgatggacattcccaggctgacacaatagataaggctttttaatgggtgcagtaccgctggcttcggccagacatataccaggctctgttaccttagagaataactggcggttcctcctgaccgagcagctggaagcagtagaaggcagatcatcggcgatgtacggaggcttggcatacggagcggattGGCGACGGACATTCTCAGAcaggctctgttaccttagagaataactggcggttcctcctaACCGAGCAGCTAgatgcagtagaaggcagatcatcggcgatgtacggaggcttggcatacggagcggattggcgacggacattctcaggctgacacaatagataaggcttttttaatgggtgcagtaccgctggcttcggccagacatataccaggctctgttaccttagagaataactggcggttcctcctgaccgggcagctggatgcagtagaaggcagatcatcggcgatgtacggaggcttggcatacggagcgtaTTGGGGATTGACATTCCCAGGCTGACACAAAGATAAGGCTTAGAaaataactggcggttcctcctgaccgagcagctggatgcagtagaaggcagatcatcggcgatgtatGGAGGCTTGGTATACGGAGCGTATTGGGGATGGACATTCCCAGGCTGACACAAAGATAAGGCTTTTTAATGGATGCAGTACCgttggcttcggccagacatataccaggctctgttaccttagagaatgaattatataccacagcacagtgcagtgtatataacgcctacaagttatataCAACCAAAGCAAACTGTATTGCTGAACCTTCATAGTTTTTTTACGCGTAAAGTTCTTGCAAATTGAGCCCTTTATTAGGGAAAAATGAgattatttgtatttgggacttcattgataacctagaacatcctgaacatcatgaaatttggaaaaacgaaataattgacttaccagttgttctaaaagcagaatttggatgtgggttacgtctATATGTATTTATTaagccttcatcaagaatatcaaaatgtATTTTGTATTCTGGgatgcaaggatgggaacactcacttgcaaagaattacactcacttgatatttcctctgctcagaagcgtgcaatcaagaaatgatgtatggacgacttttgcattgtggttttgtctgaaactttgccgaatagagtaggggtcgctcacgcataccgaagtcgtgagggagctgcgaaggcaactctccacgaggtgaatgtaaattacactcacctcgtggagagtcgcttttacaactctgtcacgactttggtatacgtgtgcgacccctactctattcggcaaagttttagacaaaaccgcaatgcaaaagtcgtccatacatcgtttcttgattacacACTTCtgtgctgagaaaatagcaagtgagtgtaactcttaaTGCAGGTCCCAGTGAagttcttgaaatatcaaatgtcatttagagacactacagggatattccacaTCAGCCAAaccaccttggagttcaggacttcaggtctacactcgtaacagtatccatatctgttatactgagtaacgctgcatattgATGAtggttaacctgggcttgttaggggaatatctgtaaataaaaagaaaatcgggttaagtacggttcctttgaattccactaagaatttgcatcctttgacagatacgtatttcgacctcaactgtaaggtcgtcttcagtgtcttgtacttgacttgagtcgagtcaagtacaagacactgaagacgaccttacagttgaggtcgaaatacgtatctgtcaaaggatgcaaattcttagtggaattcaaaggaaccgtacttaacccgattttctttttatttaacgctgcataatcaaccgcacttACTGGAGAAACCTGAAGTCAACCAGCTTAttgtaaacctttgggacatttagcGTCGTCCAaactacaagaatttttttgtgtgttttcgccataaatcagTGATCACCAAAGCGCGGCCCGCGGGCTGCACGTGATGTCGAGTTCTCTATGTTGACGTAGAATTTCTTGATATGTTTCTCAAGGATGTTGTTCAGTGTTCTACTCTCAAAATAATCTAGGATAACGTGTTTAACGTTTCACAAATGAATCCAGGAGGTGCAGTACAAGCAGTTGTAAAAACAGGCCTGAGGATCGCTGCATaagtaatagtattgcataatctgctggtttCGCGAGGCTTTtggaatctcaaatgtcattctgAATgatcgccattacggtttcgcctttccgtgataAGAACAATACTGGCATTCGACTTGAACAGGTCGAACCTTCTTCTTATTCTTATGTatcacagcaaacttaggacctattcaaaGCGAACGCCTAAATAGATGTCTTGTGCGCTGATCCACAATTCCACCgtatcattgcagaaacggagaattgaccttctcaccatacaaaaattcagctcattactacaaatctagtacttcaccgttcgtgtcctataggaagcaatcggtgaagtactagactgaaagcagtgagctggatttttgcatggtgagatgatcaattctccatttctgcaatacaATGGTGCAAACAGAGTGGGTATTattatttcttgcctaatttgatgctattcgagcaaaagtttgggtaactgagtTGTTGTATTAttaatttcttgcaacttcaataacacggttacccaaacttttgctctaacagcatcattcattcatttcatttatttagttaacatcaaattcatgataatactgaatcaacaatttgccgccataatactcgatttgcagctgcagctctccaacgtcggtcacgcccaacactcgccagatcacgctccacctggtccgcccatcgtgctctctgcgctccacgccttcttgtaccaaccggatggttagcaaacaccaactttacagggttgttgtccggcattcttgcaacatgccctgcccactgtatccttccggctttggccactttctggatactgggttcgccgtaaagtgcagcgagctcgtagttcatcattatccgccacacaccattctcctgcacgccgccgaagatcgtccttagcacccgtcgctcgaaaactccgagtgcttgcaggtcctcctcgagcatcgtccatgtctcgtgtccgtagagaaccaccggtcttattaacgtattgtacatggtacatttggtgcgggggtgaatcttttttgaccgcagtttcttctggagcccatagtaggcacgacttccactgatgatgcgcctttgtatttcacggctcacgttattgtcagccgttagcaagggaccgaggtagacgaattcttctaccacctcgaaagtatccccgtctatcgtaacattgctgccaaggcttgccctgtctcgctcagttccacctaccagcatatactttgtcttagccgcattcaccaccagtccgacctttgctgcttcacgtttatggcgggtgtactgttctgccaccgttccaaatgttctagcaattatatccatgtcatccgcaaaacagacaaattggctggatttcgtgaagatcgtaccccggctgttgagcccggctcgtcgcataacaccttccagggcgatgttgaatagtaggcaggaaagtcgaGATAGTAGGCAGGAATCGAGACTCgagtgaactggatagttcacccgaaatccttacactgttctgcacaccgtccatcgttgctcttatcagtctagtcagcttcccgggaaagctgttctcgtccataattttccatagctctgtgcggtcgatactatcgtatgccgctttgaagtcgatgaacaggagatgctttgggacctggtattcacggcatttctggaggatttgctgtacggtgaagatctggtccgttgtcgaccggccgtcgatgaaaccggcttggtaacttcccacaaactcatttactttaggtgaaagacgacagaagatgatctgggatagcactttgtaggcggcattcaaaatggtgatcgctcgaaagttctcacactttaacttgtcgcctttcttgtagatgggacagattatcccttccttccacttctccggtagctgttcggtttcctagatcttgactactaactggtgcagacaggtggccaacttttccgggcccatcttgatgagttctgctgcgataccgtcctttccagccgctttgttgcttttgagctggtggatggcatccttaaattccctcagcgtgagagttggatcgttcccgtcctctgctgcaccaacatagtcatttcctccgctgccttggtcctccgtgcctacattctcttcgccattcaggtgctcgtcgaagtgctgcttccacctttcgatcacctcacgtttgtccgtcaggaggctccctgcaagtttcggcttgcggcacgtagcctttgcgggatgcgttgagcttctggtagaacttacgtgttttctgtgaacggcacagcagttccatttcctcgcactccgcttcttccaggcggcgccttttctcccggaagagacgggtctgctgcttccgcttctgtctgtatcgctccacattctgtcgggttccatgctgcagcattagcgcccgcgctgcatccttctcctccagaaccgctctgcactcctcgtcgaaccaatcgtttcgtcgactccgttctacgtacccgatagtgctctcggctgcgttgttgatggctgctttgactgtactccagtagtcctctagaggggccacatcgagtacaccctcgtccggcaacgctgcctcgagattctgcgcgtatgctgtggcgacatccggttgcttcagtcgctctagatcgtaccgaggcgaccgccggtaatgtacatcgttaataacggagagttttgggcgcagtttaaggacagacttgtaagaatcccaaaatggccgccacaatggccgactttggtacctactcacgatttcgaaagcacaaatctcttcgtaaacaaaaccagcgcacctgagcttcttattttaagcttattacaagtgagcaagaacagaataataaaatgcactgttgtttgaagcttgcttcttgagatttgtgcgtttgaaattctgatgcactgttgaagcgggatttcaagacgtttgtccttaaccttgaccaggtagtgatcagatcagagtcgatattagcgccacgataggttctgacgtcgataatgtcggagaagtgccgtccatcaatcagaacgtggtcgatttgcgattccgtttgttgtggtgatctccaggtgtaacgatacgggaggctgtgctggaagaaggtgctacgaatggccatgtttttggaggcggcgaaatcgatgaggcgtaggccattttcgttcgtcagctggtgggcgctgaactttccaatcgtcggtctgaattcctcctcctggcctacctgagcgtttagatcccctatgatgatcttgacgtcgtggtttgggcagcggtcgtactcgcgttcgagctgcgcgtaaaatgcgtctttgtcatcatcagtgcttccggagtgagggctgtgcacgtttattatgctgatgttgaagaagcggcccttgatcctcaacctgcacattctttcgtcgatcggccaccaaccgatcacgc includes:
- the LOC115263758 gene encoding inorganic pyrophosphatase isoform X1 — protein: MFPSCVVGGSRTTVPLVTRCFQQQQQFRYGLKTASAAARFLRTGTCVGQFDSFGGVRDDRFGSFRSYTSANTGSSCLKMTGAAKKYQTVERGAQNSTDYRVFFKTEEGQSVSPLHDIPLYANDAKTVYNMVVEVPRWTNAKMEISLAEGLNPIKQDVKKGKLRFVANCFPHHGYIWNYGALPQTWENPDHLDPNTGCKGDNDPIDALEIGSRIAKRGEVVQVKILGTVALIDEGETDWKVITIDVNDPVADQLNDVNDVDKVFPGLLKATVEWFKIYKIPDGKPENQFAFNGEAKDAAFATKVVEETHKFWRTLINKEIEDTGISCLNTTVEGSPYLVASDAAEEVLAKSANGGNSEPQSDAIGKWHFREENAYSKL
- the LOC115263758 gene encoding inorganic pyrophosphatase isoform X2, whose translation is MFPSCVVGGSRTTVPLVTRCFQQQQQFRYGLKTASAAARFLRTGTCVGQFDSFGGVRDDRFGSFRSYTSANTGSSCLKMTGAAKKYQTVERGAQNSTDYRVFFKTEEGQSVSPLHDIPLYANDAKTVYNMVVEVPRWTNAKMEISLAEGLNPIKQDVKKGKLRFVANCFPHHGYIWNYGALPQTWENPDHLDPNTGCKGDNDPIDALEIGSRIAKRGEVVQVKILGTVALIDEGETDWKVITIDVNDPVADQLNDVNDVDKVFPGLLKATVEWFKIYKIPDGKPENQFAFNGEAKDAAFATKVVEETHKFWRTLINKEIEDTGISCLNTTVEGSPYLVASDAAEEVLAKSANGGNSEPQSDAIDKWHYITLK